The following are from one region of the Marinilabiliales bacterium genome:
- a CDS encoding Hsp20/alpha crystallin family protein codes for MLPVFNRRGSMPSIVDDFFGKDMLSNFFDDYQTGICVPAVNIIEGKDDFRIEVAAPGLDKNDFKIDVKNNVLFISSEKRQEDEQKDEKIMRREFSYSSFSRSFSLPNTVDADKITANHKDGVLNITIPKREEAKEKPPRQIRIS; via the coding sequence ATGTTACCAGTATTTAACAGAAGAGGTTCAATGCCGAGCATCGTAGATGATTTTTTCGGTAAGGACATGCTTTCGAATTTCTTTGATGATTACCAGACAGGGATTTGTGTTCCTGCGGTAAACATAATCGAAGGCAAGGATGATTTCAGGATCGAGGTGGCAGCACCCGGACTTGACAAGAATGATTTCAAGATCGATGTGAAGAACAACGTGCTGTTTATCTCATCGGAAAAGCGCCAGGAAGACGAGCAGAAAGATGAAAAGATTATGAGGCGCGAGTTTTCGTACAGCTCCTTCAGCCGTTCATTCAGTCTGCCTAACACAGTGGATGCAGACAAGATCACTGCAAACCACAAGGACGGCGTACTGAACATAACTATTCCCAAAAGGGAAGAGGCTAAGGAGAAGCCGCCAAGGCAGATCAGGATTTCGTAA
- a CDS encoding shikimate kinase (catalyzes the formation of shikimate 3-phosphate from shikimate in aromatic amino acid biosynthesis), producing MGSGKSTTGRILAGKLGYTFADLDKLVEEKEGMPVTEIFARRGEDYFRRAEADMLETIVDKSDMVIACGGGTPCFHDNMSKMKRSGITVYLSVPPALLAKRLSDGKQKRPLIAGMKGAELRDHIRRLLAGREGWYRQSDIIFNSADEGVNELIELLKPHLGRRN from the coding sequence ATGGGTAGCGGAAAATCCACCACCGGCCGTATACTGGCCGGGAAGCTTGGTTATACGTTTGCTGACCTTGACAAGCTGGTGGAGGAGAAGGAGGGTATGCCGGTGACAGAGATCTTTGCCCGCAGAGGCGAGGATTATTTCAGAAGGGCTGAGGCTGATATGCTTGAGACAATTGTTGATAAGAGCGATATGGTTATCGCATGCGGTGGAGGAACTCCCTGTTTTCATGATAACATGAGCAAGATGAAGCGGTCCGGCATCACGGTTTACCTTAGTGTGCCGCCCGCATTGCTGGCAAAACGCCTCTCAGACGGAAAGCAGAAGCGACCCCTTATTGCCGGCATGAAAGGAGCAGAGCTCCGGGACCATATCCGCCGGCTTCTTGCCGGAAGGGAGGGATGGTACAGGCAGAGCGACATAATTTTCAATTCAGCAGATGAAGGTGTTAATGAGCTTATCGAACTCCTGAAACCACACCTTGGAAGGCGGAACTAA